A region of Natribaculum luteum DNA encodes the following proteins:
- a CDS encoding formate/nitrite transporter family protein, whose amino-acid sequence MDDSDRQDPEETVREAVERSRSGAPAVGAVVRDRFSSDEVFQRIVAAADEEITSGSRELFFSGLAAGFAITITVLLYVSMEASTNGDPVLSALLYPLGFIYIIIGGYQLYTENTLPPVALTLERLASIPALLRNWTVVLAGNFVGGAAGAAALAWGGVFSPDAAAVAIEVAEKGVATDGWTLFFKAAFAGLIVASVVWVDYAARDTISRLVVVYLAFLAIPLGGLFHVVVSFSEMLYLVFQTDFSFVTGLTGFVLPVLLGNTIGGVLLLTVVNYFQTTERRLESARFGGTERQLSIREWLFGGLVGRSYVPLIDTAEMPATDGEQYRILVPIANPRTESHLVDLACTLATGRDDAVVHVVHIVQVPDRMSRGYGVGQSTQIVAESDELLETAREMANAHGVECETSTVVSHRSFEEIFDVAERKRADLVVLSWDDDRLWAAGRTDRSLSDLARHLPSDFLVLNDGELDVSRILLPTACDGHSELSAEVGRALRSSVGAEITLLHVVDDPDEREEAEVALADWADEYGFDDGVDRVVDTSGDVEGAIAREAADHSMILIGATERGLLSRLATESLHLDVVNEVDCPVLLAERETDRSLRERLLGRP is encoded by the coding sequence ATGGACGACTCTGACCGGCAAGATCCGGAGGAGACGGTACGCGAAGCGGTCGAACGGTCGAGAAGCGGTGCGCCGGCAGTCGGCGCGGTCGTCCGCGACCGCTTCTCGTCCGACGAGGTGTTCCAGCGGATCGTGGCGGCCGCCGACGAGGAGATCACCTCGGGGAGTCGCGAACTGTTCTTCAGCGGCCTCGCGGCCGGCTTCGCGATCACGATCACGGTCTTGCTGTACGTCTCGATGGAGGCGTCGACGAACGGTGACCCGGTGTTGAGCGCCCTGCTGTATCCGCTCGGGTTCATCTACATCATCATCGGTGGCTACCAGCTGTACACGGAAAATACGCTCCCACCCGTCGCGCTCACCCTGGAGCGACTGGCCAGTATTCCGGCGTTGCTTCGCAACTGGACGGTCGTGCTGGCCGGAAACTTCGTCGGTGGTGCCGCCGGAGCGGCCGCCCTCGCGTGGGGCGGCGTGTTCTCCCCGGACGCAGCGGCGGTCGCGATCGAGGTCGCCGAGAAGGGGGTCGCGACGGACGGCTGGACGCTGTTTTTCAAGGCCGCGTTCGCCGGCCTGATCGTCGCGAGCGTGGTCTGGGTCGATTACGCCGCTCGAGACACCATCTCGCGGCTCGTGGTCGTCTACCTCGCTTTCCTCGCGATCCCGCTTGGGGGGCTGTTCCACGTCGTCGTCTCTTTCTCGGAGATGCTGTACCTCGTCTTCCAGACCGACTTCTCGTTTGTCACCGGACTGACGGGCTTTGTCCTGCCAGTGTTACTCGGGAACACCATCGGCGGCGTCTTGCTCCTGACGGTCGTCAACTACTTTCAGACCACGGAACGTCGACTCGAGTCCGCCCGGTTCGGGGGGACGGAGCGACAGCTCTCGATCCGCGAGTGGCTGTTCGGCGGGCTGGTTGGCCGGTCCTACGTGCCGTTGATCGATACCGCCGAGATGCCCGCAACTGACGGCGAGCAGTATCGCATTCTGGTCCCGATCGCGAATCCGCGAACCGAATCGCACCTGGTCGACCTCGCCTGCACGCTCGCGACGGGGAGAGACGACGCCGTCGTCCACGTCGTCCACATCGTCCAGGTGCCAGACCGGATGTCTCGTGGGTACGGCGTCGGTCAGAGCACGCAGATCGTCGCCGAGTCCGACGAACTGCTCGAGACAGCCCGCGAGATGGCGAACGCACACGGCGTCGAGTGTGAGACCTCGACCGTTGTCTCTCACCGCTCGTTCGAGGAGATCTTCGACGTCGCCGAACGCAAGCGCGCGGATCTCGTGGTGCTCAGCTGGGACGACGACCGACTGTGGGCTGCCGGGCGAACCGACCGCTCGTTGAGCGACCTGGCCCGCCACCTTCCATCCGACTTCCTCGTGCTCAACGACGGCGAACTCGACGTCTCGCGGATCCTCCTGCCGACCGCGTGCGACGGGCACTCGGAGCTGAGCGCCGAGGTCGGACGGGCGCTGCGCTCGAGCGTCGGTGCCGAAATCACGCTCTTGCACGTCGTCGACGACCCCGACGAGCGCGAGGAAGCCGAAGTCGCCCTCGCCGACTGGGCCGACGAGTACGGCTTCGACGACGGCGTCGACCGCGTGGTCGACACCTCCGGCGACGTCGAGGGGGCGATCGCCCGCGAGGCGGCCGATCACAGCATGATCCTGATCGGGGCGACCGAGCGGGGGCTGCTCTCGCGACTCGCGACCGAGTCGCTGCACCTCGACGTCGTCAACGAGGTCGACTGCCCGGTGTTGCTCGCCGAGCGCGAGACGGATCGGAGCCTTCGCGAGCGGCTCCTGGGCCGACCGTAG
- a CDS encoding ArsA family ATPase: MTRCIFYGGKGGVGKTTCAAATGLGLADEGHETLVVSTDPAHSLADAFETDLGPDPIELRSGLSAIEIDPEARADRYERIARALAADLRSAGIRLEDADVERLFASGAPAGSDELAALDLLVEYVDADRWDVVVFDTAPTGHTLRLFDLPEVMGLALETTRSLRGQVRRIGNSARQMMFGPLAYAGGRDDEEGLENLQARMKRAHDILTDPERTEFRVVLIPETMAIAESERLVERLREAGVPVRTLVVNRVLEDAAECCSRCQSRQRRHERRLAEIRETFPDLEVVTVPETEDEVHGLETLSPIADRLSG; encoded by the coding sequence GTGACCCGGTGTATCTTCTACGGCGGCAAGGGTGGCGTCGGCAAGACGACCTGCGCGGCGGCCACCGGACTTGGACTCGCCGACGAGGGCCACGAGACGCTCGTCGTCTCGACCGACCCGGCACACTCGCTCGCCGACGCGTTCGAGACCGATCTCGGCCCGGACCCGATCGAACTCCGGTCTGGACTCTCGGCCATCGAGATCGACCCCGAGGCGCGTGCCGACCGCTACGAGCGGATCGCGCGGGCGCTGGCCGCCGACCTTCGCTCGGCGGGGATTCGCCTCGAGGACGCGGACGTCGAACGACTCTTCGCCTCGGGGGCCCCGGCGGGGAGCGACGAACTGGCCGCGCTCGATCTGCTCGTCGAGTACGTCGACGCCGACCGCTGGGACGTCGTCGTCTTCGACACGGCACCGACGGGACACACCCTGCGGCTGTTCGACCTCCCCGAGGTGATGGGACTTGCCCTCGAGACGACCCGCTCGCTGCGCGGCCAGGTTCGCCGGATCGGCAACTCGGCGCGACAGATGATGTTCGGACCGCTCGCCTACGCCGGCGGTCGCGACGACGAGGAGGGACTCGAGAACCTCCAGGCGCGGATGAAGCGTGCCCACGACATCCTGACCGATCCCGAGCGGACGGAGTTTCGGGTCGTTCTGATCCCCGAGACGATGGCCATCGCCGAGTCCGAACGCCTCGTCGAGCGCCTGCGCGAGGCCGGCGTCCCCGTCCGGACGCTCGTCGTCAACCGCGTCCTCGAGGACGCCGCGGAGTGCTGTTCGCGCTGTCAGTCGCGCCAGCGTCGCCACGAGCGACGCCTCGCGGAGATCCGCGAGACGTTTCCCGACCTCGAGGTCGTCACCGTCCCCGAGACCGAAGACGAGGTCCACGGGCTCGAGACGCTGTCGCCGATCGCTGACCGCCTGTCCGGCTGA
- a CDS encoding excinuclease ABC subunit C yields MNADAVRERAGGLPREPGVYQFRAEGTTLYVGKAVDLRSRVRSYADPRSARIRRMVERADDLEIAVTDTETQALLLEANLIKRHQPRYNVRLKDDKSYPMVQLTDHDAPRIEITRDPDGETRSASNTSGGTASEAATVYGPFTNKGRVETIVKALREIYGVRGCSDHKYAGRDRPCLDYEMGLCTAPCTGEIDPESYREDVESVRRFFEGETGILADPLRREMEAAAQDRNFERAANRRDRLEAVEAFHGEGGEAVQSRSDERTVDVLGVAIEGDEATVARLRAEDGKLVERDRHGLGAPAGENEGVPAVLAAFVVQYYAERDLPDALLLPERHDDEELAAWLEAEGVAVRVPGAGREAKLVDLALKNARRNVGRRDECGMLADALGLETVRRIEGFDVSHAQGKSAVGSDVAFVDGSAEKGDYRRKKLTDQNDDYDNMRALLEWRARRAVEGRDDRPDPDLLLIDGGEGQLEAAREALADVGWDVPAVALAKAEERVIAPDREYAWPSDAPHLHLLQRARDEAHRFAVQYHQTVRDEVKTVLDDVPGIGPETRKRLLGRFGSVENVREASLEDLQSVAGVGEKTARTVKDRL; encoded by the coding sequence ATGAACGCCGACGCGGTGCGCGAGCGCGCGGGCGGACTGCCGCGAGAGCCGGGGGTCTACCAGTTTCGAGCCGAAGGGACGACCCTCTACGTCGGCAAGGCGGTCGACCTCCGCTCGCGAGTGCGCTCGTACGCCGACCCGCGAAGCGCGCGCATTCGCCGGATGGTCGAGCGCGCAGACGACCTCGAGATCGCCGTCACCGACACCGAGACGCAGGCGCTGTTGCTCGAGGCGAATCTGATAAAGCGCCACCAGCCCCGGTACAACGTCCGGCTAAAAGACGACAAGTCGTACCCGATGGTCCAGCTCACGGACCACGACGCGCCGCGGATCGAGATTACTCGCGATCCGGACGGCGAGACGCGGAGCGCCTCGAATACGAGCGGTGGAACCGCGAGCGAGGCCGCGACGGTCTACGGCCCGTTCACGAACAAAGGACGGGTCGAGACGATCGTGAAAGCCCTCCGTGAGATCTACGGCGTCCGTGGCTGTTCAGACCACAAGTACGCCGGTCGCGATCGGCCGTGTCTCGACTACGAGATGGGGCTGTGTACCGCGCCCTGTACCGGCGAGATCGACCCCGAGAGCTACCGCGAGGACGTCGAGAGCGTCCGGCGGTTCTTCGAGGGTGAGACGGGCATCCTCGCGGACCCGCTGCGCCGGGAGATGGAGGCCGCAGCACAGGATCGAAACTTCGAACGCGCCGCGAACCGCCGGGATCGACTCGAGGCTGTCGAGGCCTTCCACGGTGAGGGCGGCGAGGCGGTCCAGTCGCGAAGCGACGAACGGACCGTCGACGTCCTCGGTGTGGCGATCGAAGGCGACGAGGCGACGGTCGCCCGCCTGCGGGCCGAGGACGGCAAACTCGTCGAACGCGACCGCCACGGCCTCGGCGCGCCCGCCGGCGAGAACGAGGGTGTCCCCGCGGTGCTCGCGGCGTTCGTCGTGCAGTACTACGCCGAACGCGACCTCCCCGACGCCCTCTTGCTTCCCGAACGCCACGACGACGAGGAGCTCGCGGCCTGGCTCGAGGCCGAAGGCGTCGCCGTCCGGGTGCCCGGTGCGGGTCGGGAGGCGAAACTCGTCGACCTCGCGCTGAAGAACGCCCGGCGGAACGTCGGTCGTCGCGACGAGTGTGGGATGTTGGCTGACGCCCTCGGACTCGAAACCGTCCGGCGGATCGAGGGCTTCGACGTGAGCCACGCCCAGGGGAAATCGGCGGTCGGGAGCGACGTCGCCTTCGTCGACGGCAGCGCCGAGAAAGGCGACTACCGACGGAAGAAACTGACCGACCAGAACGACGACTACGACAACATGCGCGCCCTGCTCGAGTGGCGCGCGCGCCGCGCCGTCGAGGGCCGCGACGACCGACCCGACCCCGATCTGCTGTTGATCGACGGCGGCGAGGGGCAACTCGAGGCGGCCCGGGAGGCCCTCGCGGACGTCGGCTGGGACGTCCCGGCCGTCGCGCTCGCGAAGGCCGAAGAGCGCGTGATCGCCCCCGACCGCGAGTACGCCTGGCCGAGCGACGCGCCGCACCTGCACCTCCTGCAACGCGCTCGAGACGAGGCCCACCGCTTTGCGGTCCAGTACCACCAGACGGTCCGCGACGAGGTGAAGACGGTCTTAGACGACGTGCCCGGGATCGGGCCCGAAACGCGAAAGCGACTGCTCGGTCGCTTCGGCAGCGTCGAGAACGTCCGCGAGGCGAGCCTCGAGGACCTCCAGAGCGTCGCGGGCGTCGGGGAGAAGACGGCTCGAACCGTCAAGGATCGGCTGTAG
- a CDS encoding translation initiation factor produces the protein MSNDDPLDDLLDELDSHGDLETAEQILSIRTETRRYGKPVTIVEGFDLPKAEIESVASELKSSIGTGGTVDEGRIELQGDHRDRVPDLLRKRGFEVRE, from the coding sequence GTGTCCAACGACGACCCACTCGACGACCTGCTCGACGAACTCGACAGTCACGGCGACCTCGAGACCGCAGAACAGATCCTGTCGATCCGCACGGAGACGCGGCGGTACGGAAAGCCGGTGACGATAGTCGAGGGCTTCGACCTCCCGAAAGCCGAGATCGAGTCGGTCGCCTCGGAGCTGAAATCATCGATTGGGACCGGCGGAACGGTCGACGAGGGACGGATCGAACTCCAGGGCGACCACCGCGACAGGGTTCCGGACCTGCTGCGCAAACGCGGGTTCGAAGTCAGGGAGTGA
- a CDS encoding ABC transporter ATP-binding protein translates to MSAITVDGLTKVYGSTVALDDLSFDVREGEVFGFLGPNGAGKSTTINVLLDFVRPTAGEARVLGLDAHRSSREIRQRTGVLPEGFQTYGRLTGRQHLEFAIESKGVDDDPDDLLERVGILDAADRKAGGYSKGMAQRLMLAMALVGEPDLLILDEPSTGLDPNGAREMREIVREENARGATVFFSSHILGQVEAVCDRVGILREGEMVAVDTVTGLRESVGGGTTLRVTVDRIDDGAVAAVRSLPDVGAVSVEDDEEPTIVVTCDGSKTAVLEALESNGLDVRDFSTEEASLDEVFHSYTKEEVSV, encoded by the coding sequence ATGTCGGCGATAACGGTCGACGGGTTGACCAAGGTCTACGGATCGACGGTCGCACTCGACGACCTCTCCTTCGACGTCCGCGAGGGCGAAGTGTTCGGCTTTCTCGGGCCGAACGGCGCGGGGAAGTCGACCACGATCAACGTCTTGCTCGACTTCGTCCGCCCGACCGCTGGCGAGGCGCGCGTCCTCGGACTCGACGCACACCGCTCGAGTCGCGAGATCCGCCAGCGGACCGGCGTCCTCCCCGAGGGATTCCAGACGTACGGCCGACTGACCGGCCGCCAGCACCTCGAGTTCGCCATCGAGTCGAAAGGCGTCGACGACGACCCCGACGACCTGCTCGAGCGAGTCGGCATCCTCGACGCCGCCGACCGCAAGGCGGGTGGCTACTCGAAAGGGATGGCCCAGCGGCTCATGCTCGCGATGGCGCTGGTCGGCGAGCCCGACCTGCTCATCCTGGACGAGCCCTCGACCGGCCTCGACCCGAACGGCGCACGCGAGATGCGCGAGATCGTCCGCGAGGAGAACGCCCGAGGCGCGACGGTCTTCTTCTCGAGTCACATCCTGGGGCAGGTCGAGGCCGTCTGTGACCGGGTCGGCATCCTCCGGGAGGGGGAGATGGTCGCCGTCGACACCGTCACCGGGCTACGCGAGTCCGTCGGCGGCGGGACGACCCTGCGCGTGACCGTCGACCGGATCGACGACGGTGCTGTCGCGGCCGTGCGCTCGCTGCCCGACGTCGGTGCCGTCTCCGTCGAAGACGACGAGGAGCCGACGATCGTCGTCACCTGCGACGGCTCGAAGACCGCCGTCCTCGAGGCACTCGAGAGCAACGGCCTCGACGTACGCGACTTCTCGACCGAGGAGGCCTCGCTCGACGAGGTGTTTCACTCGTACACGAAAGAGGAGGTGTCGGTATGA
- a CDS encoding digeranylgeranylglycerophospholipid reductase — protein MRDSFDVVIAGAGPAGAQCARDLAARGYDVAVLETEPEDEFPRQSNKSTAGTFPSMMAAFGIPDDVVMNFTDSVVIESPNEYFVQEQAGAVLEFADFKNFLVEEGRKHGAEYRFDARVSSPVMEGGDLVGVQYDGSEEVYADVVIDATGPAAPLAKALGVSDLTREKQAIGLEYELEGVTVDQQGYADLTDAMMLRLDHDLAPGGYSWIFHTGDDTAKVGVCYIQNESYQRHVEANRTIDGYLQYWIDTDPRFENATRLEGKQHRGSAHIQRPGSLSTDNFMAIGDTVPTIDPLWGEGIHKGMRSARAAAVTVDHCLTPDEPDTSAENISLYDDLWHRDVAPLMDARLSMTQLLYLAPNDRYDTLLRDLNRLDRETLSKANSGNKLAISKLLHLEDLPLLAEFAKHRFS, from the coding sequence ATGCGCGACAGTTTTGACGTGGTCATCGCTGGTGCCGGCCCCGCCGGCGCACAGTGTGCACGCGATCTTGCTGCGAGGGGCTACGACGTCGCCGTCCTAGAGACAGAGCCGGAAGACGAGTTCCCACGTCAGAGCAACAAGTCGACTGCCGGGACGTTCCCATCGATGATGGCTGCCTTCGGGATTCCGGACGACGTCGTGATGAACTTCACCGACAGCGTCGTGATCGAATCTCCCAACGAGTACTTCGTCCAGGAGCAGGCCGGTGCCGTCCTCGAGTTCGCCGACTTCAAGAACTTCCTGGTCGAGGAGGGCCGGAAACACGGTGCCGAGTACCGGTTCGATGCCCGCGTCTCGAGTCCCGTGATGGAAGGCGGCGATCTCGTCGGAGTGCAGTACGACGGGTCCGAAGAGGTCTACGCCGACGTCGTCATCGACGCGACCGGTCCGGCCGCCCCGCTCGCGAAAGCCCTCGGCGTGAGTGACCTGACACGCGAGAAACAGGCGATCGGTCTCGAGTACGAACTCGAGGGGGTGACGGTCGACCAGCAGGGGTATGCGGACCTGACGGACGCGATGATGCTTCGACTGGACCACGACCTCGCGCCCGGCGGCTACTCCTGGATCTTCCACACTGGCGACGACACGGCGAAAGTCGGCGTCTGCTACATCCAGAACGAGAGTTACCAGCGACACGTCGAGGCGAACCGCACTATCGACGGCTACCTCCAGTACTGGATCGACACCGACCCACGATTCGAGAACGCGACACGACTCGAGGGCAAACAGCACCGTGGCTCCGCACACATCCAGCGTCCCGGAAGCCTGAGTACAGACAACTTCATGGCGATCGGCGATACGGTCCCGACGATCGATCCCCTCTGGGGCGAGGGGATTCACAAGGGTATGCGCTCTGCGCGTGCCGCCGCGGTCACCGTCGACCACTGTCTCACTCCCGACGAACCGGATACGTCTGCCGAGAACATCTCCCTGTATGACGACCTCTGGCACAGAGACGTTGCCCCGCTTATGGATGCCCGGCTGTCGATGACCCAACTGCTGTATCTCGCCCCCAACGACCGGTACGACACCCTGCTTCGGGATCTGAACCGACTCGACCGGGAGACGCTGAGCAAGGCAAACAGCGGCAACAAACTCGCGATCTCGAAGCTACTGCACCTCGAGGACCTCCCGTTGCTCGCGGAGTTCGCCAAACACCGATTCTCATAA
- the priL gene encoding DNA primase regulatory subunit PriL yields the protein MQRLHARYPFLQAARESVATEAVDLATVVETDDAVVDRARERVVAAVEEGETGEPRRDVRTELLSYPVARVLVSLVDQPVLVRKYARAEAATAYDRFTADFEDTTELKSVENTGVDLETLLAEFDLEGAVSETGEGYRIDVGAYLPLAADLWGDEWRLVNRALADGEVPVSEAELLTLCREAVRERVEEGLPFDVPDAIASALESEAAAVREVLSDLDLTREIDTVVPELFPPCMKALLDDIQKGEHLPHHSRFAITSFLTSIGMSTDEIVELYRVNSSFGEEMTRYQTDHISGETSPTEYSPPSCATMQSYGDCVNKDDLCERIAHPMAYYERRIDDTDDDDLEDWREARADGEAEAD from the coding sequence CCTCCAGGCTGCCCGCGAGTCGGTGGCGACGGAGGCGGTCGACCTCGCGACGGTCGTCGAGACCGACGACGCAGTCGTCGACCGCGCCCGCGAACGGGTTGTCGCCGCCGTCGAGGAGGGGGAGACGGGCGAACCGCGCCGGGACGTCCGCACCGAGTTACTCTCTTACCCCGTCGCGCGGGTCCTCGTCTCGCTCGTCGACCAGCCGGTCCTCGTCCGCAAGTACGCCCGTGCGGAGGCCGCGACGGCCTACGATCGGTTCACCGCCGATTTCGAGGACACGACCGAACTCAAGAGCGTCGAGAACACCGGCGTCGACCTCGAGACCCTGCTGGCCGAGTTCGACCTCGAGGGCGCGGTCTCCGAGACGGGCGAGGGCTACCGGATCGACGTCGGTGCGTACCTGCCGCTGGCGGCGGACCTGTGGGGCGACGAGTGGCGACTCGTCAACCGGGCACTGGCGGACGGCGAGGTGCCCGTCTCGGAGGCCGAACTGCTGACGCTCTGCCGGGAGGCCGTCCGCGAGCGCGTCGAAGAAGGGTTGCCGTTCGACGTTCCCGACGCGATCGCGAGCGCACTCGAGTCCGAGGCCGCTGCGGTCCGGGAGGTCCTCTCGGATCTCGACCTCACTCGCGAGATCGACACGGTCGTCCCCGAGTTGTTCCCACCCTGTATGAAGGCCCTGCTCGACGACATCCAGAAGGGCGAACATCTGCCCCACCACTCCCGATTCGCGATCACGTCGTTTCTCACGAGCATCGGAATGAGCACGGACGAGATCGTCGAACTCTACCGGGTCAACTCCTCCTTTGGCGAGGAAATGACCCGCTACCAGACCGACCACATAAGCGGGGAGACGTCGCCGACGGAGTACTCGCCGCCGTCGTGTGCGACGATGCAGTCCTACGGCGACTGCGTCAACAAGGACGATCTCTGTGAGCGGATCGCCCACCCGATGGCCTACTACGAGCGGCGCATCGACGACACCGACGACGACGACCTCGAGGACTGGCGCGAGGCGCGGGCCGACGGGGAAGCCGAGGCGGACTGA
- a CDS encoding GNAT family N-acetyltransferase: MEIRPATTADREAIREVAREAWHDTYDELDEETIDETVDEWYADDELERALSEPGTAVLVAESDDEVVGFTHGVVQGDEGDVLRMYVRPDNQRAGIGTALHERLREDLEDFNMERMRAIDLASNDGGRAFYEELGFEASGEGTVEIGDEERTEVVYTLDL; the protein is encoded by the coding sequence ATCGAGATCAGACCGGCCACCACAGCCGACCGCGAGGCGATCCGCGAGGTCGCCCGCGAGGCCTGGCACGACACTTACGACGAACTCGACGAGGAGACGATCGACGAGACCGTCGACGAGTGGTACGCCGACGACGAACTCGAGCGTGCCCTCTCGGAACCCGGGACTGCCGTGCTCGTCGCCGAGAGCGACGACGAGGTCGTCGGCTTCACCCACGGCGTCGTCCAGGGAGACGAGGGCGACGTCTTGCGGATGTACGTCCGTCCCGACAACCAGCGAGCGGGGATCGGCACCGCCCTCCACGAGCGCCTGCGCGAGGACCTGGAAGACTTCAATATGGAGCGGATGCGAGCGATCGACCTCGCGTCGAACGACGGCGGCCGCGCCTTCTACGAGGAACTGGGGTTCGAAGCGAGCGGCGAGGGAACGGTCGAGATCGGCGACGAAGAACGAACGGAGGTGGTGTACACACTGGACCTGTAG
- a CDS encoding ABC transporter permease subunit, which yields MSSLSLDSVRAIAKKDFQDAARSKVLWLLTLLFVAFLGGMAFLFVWLDDLFARQPAAQQGAEIAAIDLIFFLQTPVALLIPLIGLLVGYKALAGEVDSGSAKILFSLPHSRLDAIVGKFIGRTLVLWTSFFAGLLVAVVVVVALYDEFNIGHILVFTLLSLLFGAVYVGLGVAISALTKSTTKAAAAVVGVFFFFSFVFDRFRDVVYYLLEGQVIPAFGTRPPNWYLFYPRLSPGGSYGAALAGLLPEVNPLQNLFPQGEIPFYFSKWVAVVILILWIVVPLGLSYLRFEQLDL from the coding sequence ATGAGTTCGCTCTCGCTCGACAGCGTCCGTGCAATCGCCAAGAAGGACTTCCAGGACGCCGCCCGCTCGAAGGTGCTGTGGCTGTTGACGCTCCTGTTCGTCGCCTTCCTCGGCGGTATGGCGTTCCTGTTCGTCTGGCTCGACGACCTGTTCGCCCGGCAACCCGCCGCCCAGCAGGGAGCCGAGATCGCCGCGATCGATTTGATCTTCTTCCTCCAGACGCCCGTCGCGCTGTTGATCCCGCTGATCGGACTGCTCGTCGGCTACAAGGCGCTGGCCGGCGAGGTCGACTCCGGAAGCGCGAAGATCCTCTTCTCGCTGCCTCACTCGAGGCTCGACGCTATCGTCGGAAAATTCATCGGGCGGACGCTCGTGCTGTGGACGTCGTTTTTCGCCGGCCTCCTCGTCGCGGTGGTCGTCGTCGTCGCCCTCTACGACGAGTTCAATATCGGACACATCCTCGTGTTCACCCTCCTCTCGTTGCTGTTCGGTGCCGTCTACGTCGGCCTTGGCGTCGCGATCTCTGCACTGACGAAGTCCACAACCAAGGCCGCCGCTGCCGTCGTCGGCGTCTTCTTTTTCTTCTCGTTCGTCTTCGACCGGTTCAGGGACGTGGTGTACTATCTGCTCGAGGGGCAGGTCATCCCCGCCTTCGGCACCCGGCCACCCAACTGGTATCTCTTCTATCCGCGACTCAGTCCCGGCGGTTCCTACGGTGCCGCGCTCGCCGGATTGCTCCCCGAGGTCAACCCGCTCCAGAATCTCTTCCCGCAGGGAGAGATCCCGTTTTACTTCTCGAAGTGGGTCGCGGTCGTGATCCTGATCCTGTGGATCGTCGTCCCGCTGGGCCTCAGTTACCTGCGGTTCGAACAGCTCGACCTCTAG
- a CDS encoding DUF7475 family protein, producing the protein MSTEHATGTEQLFDRPSNPIGYVAVLMAIVTGVVHLVASMNAIQFSQMLGILFILNGLGFIGGAILYLTRYWRRPLFLVAALYAIVTILALFPVQGWGVEAFYMEGNLNPFAVVTKVAEAVLAVCAVYLYVDAGE; encoded by the coding sequence ATGAGCACAGAACACGCGACTGGCACAGAACAGTTGTTCGATCGCCCATCGAACCCGATCGGCTACGTCGCCGTTCTCATGGCGATCGTGACCGGCGTCGTGCACCTGGTGGCGTCGATGAACGCCATCCAGTTCAGCCAGATGCTGGGGATCCTCTTTATCCTCAACGGTCTCGGATTCATCGGCGGGGCGATCCTGTACCTGACCCGGTACTGGCGGCGACCACTGTTTCTCGTCGCGGCGCTGTACGCGATCGTCACCATCCTCGCGCTCTTCCCGGTGCAGGGCTGGGGCGTCGAGGCGTTCTACATGGAGGGTAACCTCAACCCGTTCGCGGTCGTGACGAAAGTCGCCGAGGCCGTACTCGCCGTCTGTGCCGTCTATCTGTACGTCGACGCCGGCGAATGA